One part of the Halorubrum sp. BOL3-1 genome encodes these proteins:
- a CDS encoding metallophosphoesterase, which translates to MDIPPATTEEISGDPLIIHISDIHGYLTDARRALCAVGDAERYPDLVTTDEGGQLHWADNDYVLVVNGDVIDRGPANEACLEMVWRLQNEAPPGRVRYQLGNHELAILLPSLVRWPSTYSTSLDAADRRKFLERASERAVTAAFEGHQYTYSHAGQNEPFDVEEVNDAVQTAASELLDVNGDDRALQKQLERRYDRVFALGADDGRGPDAGLCWMDFSHLEPSAPPQIVGHTKRVSPVKNGNVVCGNIIRMNHHSPGGEGVLIEGPDSLEVVRRKPTGSVSVSSI; encoded by the coding sequence ATGGACATCCCACCCGCTACCACCGAAGAAATCTCCGGCGATCCGCTAATCATACACATTAGTGATATCCACGGCTACCTTACAGACGCTCGAAGAGCGTTGTGCGCCGTTGGTGACGCCGAGCGGTATCCGGATCTCGTAACAACCGATGAGGGTGGCCAGCTCCATTGGGCAGACAATGATTACGTGCTCGTGGTCAACGGTGACGTAATCGATCGGGGACCGGCGAACGAAGCATGTCTCGAGATGGTCTGGCGACTTCAAAACGAAGCTCCACCTGGGCGGGTACGCTATCAGTTGGGGAACCACGAGTTAGCGATCTTGCTCCCGTCGCTCGTTCGGTGGCCAAGTACGTATTCCACCAGTCTTGACGCCGCAGATCGACGTAAATTCCTTGAACGTGCCAGCGAGAGAGCTGTTACGGCTGCCTTCGAGGGGCACCAATACACCTACAGTCACGCCGGACAGAACGAGCCGTTCGATGTCGAAGAAGTAAACGATGCAGTCCAGACTGCCGCAAGTGAGTTGTTGGACGTCAACGGTGACGACAGAGCGTTACAGAAGCAGCTCGAACGACGGTACGACCGTGTGTTCGCACTTGGCGCCGACGACGGTCGAGGACCTGATGCCGGCCTCTGCTGGATGGACTTTTCACACTTGGAACCGTCGGCCCCACCACAGATCGTCGGCCACACGAAACGGGTTAGTCCTGTCAAAAACGGTAACGTCGTCTGTGGGAACATCATTCGGATGAATCACCACTCACCAGGAGGTGAAGGCGTCCTGATCGAAGGCCCTGACTCGTTGGAGGTCGTCCGTCGGAAACCCACCGGATCCGTGTCTGTATCATCGATCTGA
- a CDS encoding tubulin-like doman-containing protein — MNSAGIPDVLIGLGGGGSNIVYRFLKQEWILESVMGVDAKAGNDLSPLAAATIDSTSQRNLHSRRAGEVHERIQRVKDPAEKPGSGGLQFRQPTLLSESIPEQWFKEEGLENQADINELCQAEGLNNWWVSPDSQAVQQVLETSFESGVVRNRSLGKEFYHLWKHENRLEKIDPSTQDSRVAVVTALGGGTGSGILLDYATDITSRDIHLYAVLPDPEAPSVEKANAFAALSELEYADQAGESPFRTITLLPHHSAAAESTFEMAAVRTLLAHQAIITRAGTGMGTPPGQNRVLHEYTPFTIAAPDTIEVPLSEQAHALEFVQEFVDRRQEALKIEDERCSEVEAYLKECFPDTAGVVLDGAVLDADGSGYDSEVAVILRERVARDLLELLDVDVFAFTPFHSKIEHLQTSIESEVDLITGSTAPSGSDSDVEPQVFLEQVLTHLPATIPTIDGEQDHHPIYQELLDTIQTDLENIKRLHELSLAIAAITPDKTPHSPDQAKDIRQHLDAVLMGTDSADSFETIWEIQYHQDELATHVNEYREFRQELEAYYERAQELISQRLFQWQDGVSDELDRLASLNEIESDLREGIVRLQEEIEHAVQEIEAASSVSEVEDIILDLSQYQWVARAVNKHSITTLDLDRIEEVFNQEVREAKITWIEYNNSLINRVFGPNYENIYRTHWVSVEDSAWFSIQPPEAADDDPFTCRFNSDDLPQEREVDRYRNHLIDTIMRQFEADFLSLSLGDEINQPVPGDGFDIFADEQVPAFLDNLKETLHKSTTQNVSALIGQLRPESPPEIDETEPTESSGPPMVNPYRLYLASLQEQYEDLRAEVREVEQLLDTLEFLPEPDRALTSAQNEYTTLIEEAQDEFVTGVNAGEGPYTTCFEFEPESYQPSAELGDADFLTANTHRVADHFSNVLHRFGAGNDRVPICVSTPEVGPNYPNLSPSQYTHNVSTVALSQAFDQGTDLSEISNALDWGSRGICPLGNQTHQELFHMGGPDEITMVLFVSDVFLDNLSSMVVPDGYWDAYQQAQSDGYAVEHRHALGLGGRWDVWPTLGEWVSRKEPGSEETTKNEQNCSLSGGNGAFVYRDMIGDVDTSEFIGGLLTARQDTEETEQELFLNMLAFDQL, encoded by the coding sequence ATGAATTCGGCGGGGATTCCTGATGTCTTGATCGGGCTTGGTGGAGGTGGAAGCAATATTGTCTATCGCTTCCTGAAGCAGGAATGGATTTTGGAGTCGGTAATGGGGGTAGATGCTAAAGCGGGAAACGACCTGAGTCCACTTGCCGCAGCAACGATTGATTCGACATCGCAACGTAACCTGCACTCGCGACGAGCCGGAGAGGTCCACGAACGCATTCAACGCGTCAAAGACCCCGCCGAAAAGCCTGGTTCGGGGGGACTCCAGTTCAGGCAGCCAACACTATTATCCGAATCAATTCCCGAACAGTGGTTCAAGGAAGAGGGACTAGAAAACCAAGCTGACATCAACGAACTCTGTCAGGCTGAAGGACTGAATAACTGGTGGGTATCACCAGATAGCCAAGCAGTACAGCAGGTGCTTGAGACATCATTCGAGAGCGGAGTGGTTCGAAATCGATCGCTCGGGAAGGAATTCTACCATCTCTGGAAGCACGAAAACAGACTTGAGAAGATCGATCCCTCCACCCAAGATAGCCGCGTCGCCGTTGTGACTGCGCTGGGTGGCGGGACGGGGTCGGGGATACTGCTGGATTACGCGACCGATATCACGAGCAGAGATATCCACCTCTATGCTGTTCTCCCTGATCCAGAGGCCCCATCGGTCGAGAAAGCAAATGCCTTTGCAGCACTCTCTGAGCTCGAATATGCCGATCAGGCCGGAGAGAGTCCGTTCCGAACGATTACGTTGTTGCCACATCACTCGGCCGCCGCCGAATCAACCTTCGAGATGGCGGCTGTTCGAACGCTTCTCGCACATCAGGCAATTATCACCAGGGCTGGGACAGGCATGGGTACTCCACCTGGCCAAAATCGGGTCCTGCATGAGTATACACCATTCACGATCGCAGCCCCTGACACGATTGAGGTGCCGCTTTCTGAGCAGGCCCACGCGCTTGAATTCGTGCAGGAGTTTGTGGACCGGCGGCAAGAAGCCCTGAAGATCGAAGACGAACGCTGTTCAGAGGTCGAAGCCTATCTCAAAGAGTGTTTCCCCGACACAGCGGGTGTAGTACTCGATGGGGCTGTGCTTGACGCTGACGGGAGTGGATATGATTCGGAGGTTGCAGTCATCCTCCGAGAGCGAGTGGCCAGAGACTTGTTAGAGCTGCTTGACGTTGATGTCTTCGCCTTCACGCCGTTCCACTCGAAGATCGAGCATCTCCAAACCTCAATTGAGAGCGAAGTCGATTTGATCACTGGATCCACAGCTCCGTCAGGGAGTGACTCCGACGTGGAGCCGCAGGTGTTCCTTGAGCAGGTATTGACCCATCTTCCCGCAACGATTCCAACCATCGACGGTGAGCAGGACCACCATCCGATCTATCAGGAACTTCTGGACACTATTCAGACGGACCTCGAGAATATCAAGCGGCTTCATGAGCTGAGCCTGGCAATCGCAGCAATCACTCCAGACAAGACACCACACTCACCGGACCAAGCCAAGGATATCCGGCAACATTTAGATGCCGTTCTGATGGGCACGGACAGCGCTGACTCATTCGAGACAATTTGGGAAATCCAATATCACCAAGACGAGCTGGCAACCCACGTGAACGAATACAGAGAGTTCCGTCAGGAGTTGGAAGCCTACTACGAACGGGCGCAAGAACTCATCTCCCAGCGCCTCTTTCAGTGGCAGGATGGTGTCAGTGACGAACTGGACCGACTCGCCTCATTGAATGAAATCGAAAGCGATCTCCGAGAGGGAATCGTTCGGCTACAGGAGGAGATCGAGCACGCGGTACAGGAGATTGAGGCCGCTAGCTCTGTTAGTGAGGTCGAAGACATCATTTTGGATCTCAGCCAGTATCAGTGGGTTGCTCGCGCGGTCAACAAGCACAGTATCACAACGCTGGATCTTGATCGAATTGAAGAGGTTTTCAATCAGGAAGTCCGTGAGGCCAAGATTACTTGGATAGAATACAATAATAGCCTAATTAATCGTGTCTTTGGACCGAACTACGAGAATATCTATCGTACTCATTGGGTATCTGTAGAAGACAGCGCCTGGTTTTCAATCCAGCCGCCTGAGGCCGCTGATGACGACCCGTTTACCTGCCGGTTCAATTCCGATGACCTGCCTCAGGAAAGGGAGGTTGATCGGTATCGAAACCACCTAATTGACACCATAATGCGTCAGTTCGAAGCGGACTTTCTCTCGCTGAGCCTGGGCGACGAGATCAACCAACCGGTTCCTGGCGACGGATTCGATATCTTTGCTGACGAGCAGGTGCCGGCTTTCCTTGATAACCTGAAGGAAACCCTGCACAAAAGCACCACCCAGAACGTTTCGGCACTGATCGGGCAGTTGCGACCAGAATCGCCGCCGGAGATCGACGAGACAGAGCCAACAGAAAGTAGTGGGCCGCCAATGGTGAATCCGTATCGGCTTTATCTTGCTTCGCTTCAAGAGCAGTACGAGGACCTTAGAGCCGAGGTCCGCGAGGTTGAGCAGCTTCTCGATACTCTCGAATTCCTACCTGAGCCGGATCGTGCTCTGACCAGCGCCCAAAATGAATATACAACCCTGATCGAGGAGGCGCAGGATGAATTCGTGACTGGTGTCAATGCCGGGGAGGGGCCATACACCACCTGCTTTGAGTTCGAACCAGAGAGTTATCAGCCATCCGCTGAGCTCGGTGATGCAGACTTCTTGACAGCCAACACACACCGCGTAGCTGATCATTTCAGTAACGTGCTGCACAGGTTCGGCGCTGGGAATGACCGAGTTCCGATCTGTGTATCCACCCCTGAAGTGGGTCCAAATTATCCAAATCTTTCCCCCAGCCAGTATACGCACAATGTGAGCACGGTTGCTCTCTCGCAAGCCTTCGATCAGGGTACCGATTTATCCGAGATTTCTAACGCACTCGACTGGGGATCTAGAGGCATCTGTCCGCTGGGTAATCAGACCCACCAAGAGCTGTTTCACATGGGTGGCCCTGATGAAATCACGATGGTGCTTTTCGTCTCGGATGTCTTTCTGGATAATCTCTCAAGTATGGTTGTTCCTGACGGGTATTGGGATGCGTATCAACAAGCCCAATCTGATGGCTACGCAGTCGAACATCGCCATGCACTCGGCCTGGGTGGCCGATGGGATGTCTGGCCCACGCTCGGGGAGTGGGTATCAAGGAAAGAACCAGGCTCTGAGGAGACCACAAAGAATGAACAGAATTGCTCCCTATCGGGTGGGAATGGTGCCTTCGTCTATCGGGACATGATCGGTGATGTCGACACTAGCGAGTTCATCGGTGGCCTTCTGACAGCACGCCAAGACACCGAGGAAACCGAGCAAGAGCTGTTTCTCAATATGCTGGCCTTCGATCAACTATAG
- a CDS encoding bifunctional oligoribonuclease/PAP phosphatase NrnA: MDVVESLRVTDSPLLVTHRHADRDTLGSAIGLRELLGRGTICTPDGVARPAKSLLEMFDINPVAHPSAVTHDTVVVLDAPSTERIAPVDPAAPILIDHHEWGNLASKATASLVDTDAGATAELIVRLADTADWELSPGAALPLLVGLLDDTRFLMETAPRSVTAAVDLVGALGDRSADLPPLLDRSPAPGEQSARALGTLRATGYRAGDLFVAVTHVGGYETAAAHALRDAEIDLTVVCSEQADGLRVTARASEAFVERQSLGSDVLPALADEFGGDGGGHEGAGVADLHEVPVDTVEAFLIAHLESELGLTFATVG; this comes from the coding sequence ATGGACGTCGTTGAATCCCTTCGCGTGACTGACTCGCCGCTACTGGTAACCCATAGACACGCTGATCGTGATACCCTTGGGAGTGCGATCGGATTACGAGAACTGCTTGGGCGAGGAACAATCTGTACCCCTGACGGGGTCGCACGCCCTGCGAAGTCGCTACTTGAGATGTTCGACATCAATCCGGTTGCCCACCCTTCAGCGGTGACACACGACACGGTTGTGGTCCTTGACGCGCCGTCGACGGAACGGATCGCGCCGGTTGACCCGGCAGCGCCAATCCTCATCGATCATCACGAATGGGGGAACTTGGCATCGAAAGCGACGGCATCACTCGTCGATACGGATGCTGGAGCAACAGCCGAACTCATCGTCCGACTCGCCGATACTGCTGACTGGGAGCTATCACCGGGGGCAGCACTACCGTTGCTCGTCGGGCTTCTTGACGACACCAGATTCCTGATGGAGACAGCCCCTCGAAGCGTCACGGCAGCCGTCGATCTTGTTGGGGCACTTGGCGATCGAAGCGCCGACCTGCCACCATTACTGGACCGCTCGCCGGCGCCGGGCGAGCAGTCGGCTCGGGCACTCGGAACGCTGCGAGCGACCGGGTATCGAGCTGGCGATCTCTTTGTCGCTGTGACCCATGTTGGTGGGTACGAGACAGCTGCCGCACACGCACTTCGTGATGCCGAAATCGATCTTACAGTCGTCTGTTCAGAGCAGGCTGACGGGCTCCGGGTGACAGCACGCGCTTCCGAGGCGTTCGTCGAGCGCCAAAGTCTTGGGAGTGACGTCCTGCCAGCATTGGCCGACGAGTTCGGTGGAGATGGCGGCGGCCACGAGGGCGCTGGCGTCGCGGACCTTCACGAGGTGCCCGTCGATACGGTTGAGGCGTTTCTGATTGCCCATCTGGAGTCAGAACTGGGGCTGACCTTCGCGACGGTAGGGTGA
- a CDS encoding DUF1810 domain-containing protein, with protein sequence MSSSSDPHNLQRFVEAQDPVIEQVKQELRSGRKQSHWMWFIFPQVEGLGRSPTARKYAISSREEAEAYLSHPVLGQRLRECTEITNTIEGRTANEIFGSPDDLKFRSSMTLFDAVAADSTPFRTALKRYYDNEPDEKTISFLSE encoded by the coding sequence ATGTCTAGTTCTTCTGACCCCCATAATTTACAACGGTTTGTTGAGGCGCAGGATCCCGTAATCGAGCAGGTGAAACAGGAGTTACGATCAGGCCGCAAGCAAAGCCACTGGATGTGGTTCATTTTCCCCCAGGTTGAGGGGCTCGGCAGGAGTCCAACAGCACGGAAGTATGCAATATCATCACGAGAAGAGGCGGAAGCGTATCTTTCTCATCCGGTTTTAGGCCAACGATTGCGGGAATGTACTGAAATAACGAATACAATTGAAGGGCGCACAGCAAACGAGATATTCGGTTCACCGGACGATTTGAAGTTCCGATCATCAATGACGCTATTTGATGCTGTAGCAGCTGATTCAACCCCGTTTCGTACTGCTCTAAAACGGTATTATGATAATGAACCAGATGAGAAAACGATAAGTTTCCTATCTGAATAA
- a CDS encoding metallophosphoesterase, whose protein sequence is MRVLVCNDLHLKPAASDYDIDAMSTPDGVDAVFIAGDLTHRNGIEDTTLARQFINQFDVDVLYVPGNHDPDPMPKRVVDGFEHATASHNVVYESESCPVVGWGCERRSLDRVLDQAAFPTLDPRTAPRGERRYQADQIANAIESALLDIVTGQATTDDIGANLGIADDNIPAFHQSVRTVQETYDHLSDLVGDRSNVVLVSHLSPFNTSFDRHHSKGTRKEDREGFHTGSIALKLIIRTHDIYATISGHSHAFGYDTGADKTNVPHMLNLSYRGLGIVDIDPADGIFSFTDVGGSTP, encoded by the coding sequence ATGAGGGTCCTCGTTTGTAACGACCTTCACCTCAAGCCCGCAGCGAGTGACTACGACATTGATGCAATGTCGACTCCAGATGGCGTCGACGCCGTCTTCATCGCGGGCGATCTCACACATCGAAACGGAATAGAAGATACCACACTAGCACGTCAGTTCATCAATCAGTTCGATGTTGATGTCTTGTACGTTCCCGGAAACCACGATCCCGATCCAATGCCTAAGCGTGTTGTCGACGGATTCGAACACGCAACTGCCAGTCACAACGTAGTTTATGAGTCTGAGTCGTGTCCGGTTGTCGGCTGGGGATGCGAACGACGATCGCTTGACAGAGTTCTTGATCAAGCAGCGTTCCCGACACTTGATCCGCGGACTGCTCCACGCGGAGAGCGACGGTATCAGGCGGATCAAATCGCGAATGCCATCGAAAGCGCACTCCTTGATATCGTCACTGGTCAGGCGACCACGGACGATATCGGTGCTAATCTCGGTATTGCTGACGACAATATCCCAGCGTTTCACCAGAGCGTCCGCACTGTTCAAGAGACATATGACCATCTTTCTGATCTTGTTGGTGACCGGTCAAATGTTGTGCTCGTCTCTCATCTATCGCCTTTCAACACGTCTTTCGATCGGCACCATTCGAAGGGGACGCGCAAAGAGGATCGCGAAGGGTTCCATACGGGTTCTATCGCGCTAAAACTCATCATACGGACCCACGACATCTACGCAACAATTAGTGGCCACTCACATGCGTTTGGATACGATACCGGGGCGGACAAGACAAATGTCCCGCACATGCTCAATCTCAGCTATCGCGGACTCGGTATTGTTGACATCGATCCCGCTGATGGCATCTTCAGTTTTACCGATGTCGGAGGATCAACACCGTAA
- a CDS encoding Fic family protein: MTELLEWQPIDPVRAVEWHIAFERIHPFADGNGRIGRLVYLWHCVEHLDAEPILCRATDREGYYALFDSEITTSNPTNNAT; encoded by the coding sequence ATGACAGAACTGCTGGAGTGGCAGCCCATAGACCCAGTCAGAGCTGTCGAGTGGCATATTGCTTTCGAACGGATCCACCCGTTTGCGGACGGCAATGGGCGGATCGGCCGACTCGTCTACCTCTGGCACTGTGTGGAACACTTAGACGCCGAACCGATCCTTTGCCGGGCCACAGACCGGGAGGGATACTACGCATTGTTTGACTCAGAGATTACAACTTCAAATCCAACTAACAATGCTACTTAG
- a CDS encoding metallophosphoesterase: MDYLISDLHLDHDNIIDYCDRPFSSVEEMNETLVEHWNTIIDPDDEVLYGGDLTIRSSAAALLDWVDQLNGEIVFLLGNHDDTVMEGLDRVEFVEEFRFEHREVPFHAVHDPEDGPSNPKGWLLHGHHHNNWPDQFPFVDHDTRRVNFSVELLDYRPLAVDRLVDYLACGERFPDRSAAERTLEADS, translated from the coding sequence ATGGACTATCTCATCTCCGATCTCCACCTCGATCACGACAACATTATCGACTATTGCGACCGACCATTCAGCTCCGTCGAAGAGATGAACGAAACACTGGTCGAACACTGGAATACGATAATCGATCCGGATGACGAGGTGCTGTACGGAGGTGATTTGACCATTCGTTCGTCAGCGGCGGCCTTGCTGGACTGGGTCGACCAACTCAACGGGGAGATCGTCTTTCTGCTAGGTAATCACGACGACACCGTAATGGAGGGCCTGGATCGAGTCGAGTTCGTTGAGGAGTTCCGGTTTGAGCACCGCGAGGTCCCGTTCCACGCTGTCCATGACCCGGAAGACGGTCCTTCGAACCCAAAGGGGTGGCTACTCCACGGCCATCACCACAACAACTGGCCCGATCAATTCCCGTTCGTTGACCATGACACTCGTCGTGTCAATTTCTCGGTCGAGTTGCTGGACTACCGGCCACTAGCAGTCGATAGGTTGGTCGATTATCTGGCGTGTGGTGAACGGTTTCCCGATCGATCTGCCGCTGAGCGCACACTGGAAGCTGATAGCTGA
- a CDS encoding metallophosphoesterase, translating into MRVGLISDVHANLPALEAVLDDMPSVDDIICAGDVVGYNPWPRECLERVRSVCSRVIQGNHDRNVETPHRYVHNEMAHAGLELAQQELTDAQREWLAELPPRTEFADETYRLVHSHPDPNKLGAYVRPAQFPEMRPYLDDHAGIVLGHTHIQHEATIDDRLIVNPGSVGQPRDRDKRAAYAVLDTDTDDVEPRRVEYDINRVITRVEESELPTKTGTRLLNGS; encoded by the coding sequence ATGCGCGTTGGCTTGATTTCAGATGTCCACGCGAACCTCCCAGCTCTCGAAGCTGTACTGGATGATATGCCATCCGTTGATGACATCATCTGTGCGGGCGATGTCGTCGGATACAATCCCTGGCCACGGGAGTGTCTTGAGCGTGTTCGATCTGTCTGTTCACGTGTCATACAGGGCAACCACGACCGTAACGTCGAAACGCCACATCGCTACGTACATAACGAGATGGCACACGCTGGGCTTGAACTTGCTCAACAGGAGTTAACCGACGCGCAGCGAGAGTGGCTTGCTGAACTCCCACCACGGACAGAGTTCGCAGACGAAACATATCGGTTGGTGCACAGCCATCCGGATCCAAACAAACTCGGAGCGTACGTACGCCCAGCACAGTTCCCGGAAATGCGACCTTATCTGGATGACCACGCAGGAATTGTACTTGGGCACACCCATATTCAACATGAGGCTACGATCGACGATCGACTCATCGTGAATCCAGGGAGCGTCGGTCAGCCACGAGATCGCGACAAGCGAGCCGCATACGCGGTGCTCGATACTGACACTGATGATGTCGAACCCCGACGGGTGGAATACGATATCAATCGCGTGATCACTCGTGTTGAGGAGTCTGAGCTCCCCACGAAAACTGGGACACGGCTTCTCAATGGTTCGTAG
- a CDS encoding ATP-binding protein produces the protein MEDNASVEDDYEDSVTIQSDPFDSFASFRGYTEEKRQLHETVIEPAGYDRYVTTSVLLLGDHADCQTTTLAKGTTGELGTEYTFFHVDSFHGELMGEGNNIETTLEAARTREPSLILLTCLDEHGFGEDEYELLRRQIESIQQNHERVTMVCTAQDQDVDLTTHDSVFEVIIEVPKPGEPFRRGTLNTELERAERAGVIESTELDGEALSELDIADLTLQELRTVIKRTVQRRRRTSDEAKPTITPSHIQNSISIVQTEKLEEATGMSLFGEDDPDQFEPEIPSVTFDDIGGLTREKQRLREAVTKPVEYSDTFQQAGYSVGQGILLHGPPGNGKTMLAKAVANDLEYHFLSVKGPELEQPLVGVSEDHLRELFQTAREHTPSVIFFDEFDSLAPSRQNDTPVWKDDLVNTLLSELDGLEPLADVIVMAATNRVDELDDAVVRSGRFDTFIEIPSPSLEEQVEIFAVHIDNLPTTEGVTPAWFSSLRLSDLSGADIMAVCRKALEFAVRDFDTGSAEQLVVTQANVQAALDRLRSEQQDTRWSRGYQ, from the coding sequence ATGGAAGACAACGCCTCCGTAGAAGACGACTATGAGGATAGCGTTACGATTCAATCCGATCCGTTTGATTCGTTTGCTTCCTTTCGTGGCTATACAGAGGAAAAACGGCAACTCCACGAGACAGTCATTGAACCGGCGGGGTACGATCGGTATGTAACAACATCTGTCCTTCTCCTTGGTGACCACGCTGATTGCCAGACAACGACACTAGCGAAAGGGACCACTGGTGAGCTCGGAACGGAGTATACGTTCTTCCATGTAGATTCATTTCACGGCGAACTAATGGGTGAAGGGAACAATATTGAGACAACATTAGAGGCTGCACGGACCCGTGAGCCGAGTCTCATTCTCTTGACCTGTCTTGATGAGCATGGATTTGGTGAGGACGAGTATGAGTTGCTTCGGAGACAGATAGAATCAATCCAACAGAATCACGAACGGGTGACTATGGTCTGTACTGCACAGGATCAAGATGTTGATCTGACAACCCATGACTCGGTATTCGAAGTTATTATCGAGGTCCCCAAACCTGGTGAGCCGTTTCGTCGTGGGACGCTCAACACAGAGCTTGAACGTGCCGAACGTGCGGGAGTAATTGAATCGACAGAGTTGGACGGAGAAGCGCTCTCTGAACTCGATATTGCAGACCTCACGCTACAGGAACTCCGAACGGTAATAAAACGGACTGTTCAGCGACGACGACGCACAAGCGACGAAGCGAAGCCGACGATTACACCATCCCACATTCAGAATTCGATCAGTATTGTTCAAACTGAGAAACTCGAAGAAGCTACGGGGATGTCACTCTTTGGCGAAGACGACCCTGATCAGTTTGAACCCGAGATCCCGTCAGTGACCTTTGACGATATTGGCGGCCTCACACGCGAAAAACAACGACTTCGAGAGGCAGTCACCAAACCAGTCGAGTATAGTGACACCTTTCAACAGGCTGGCTACTCAGTCGGGCAAGGAATCTTGTTACATGGACCACCGGGGAACGGCAAGACGATGCTTGCAAAGGCTGTCGCTAACGATTTAGAGTACCATTTTCTCTCAGTGAAAGGTCCCGAACTGGAGCAACCACTCGTTGGCGTCTCTGAAGACCATCTGCGTGAGTTATTCCAGACGGCTCGTGAACACACACCCAGTGTGATCTTCTTCGATGAATTTGACTCGTTAGCTCCGAGCCGGCAGAACGATACGCCAGTCTGGAAAGATGATCTAGTCAACACACTACTCTCTGAACTTGATGGGTTAGAGCCGCTTGCTGACGTAATTGTGATGGCTGCCACGAACCGTGTTGACGAGCTTGATGACGCGGTGGTTCGTTCGGGGCGATTTGATACATTCATCGAGATCCCCTCGCCGTCGCTTGAAGAACAAGTAGAGATATTCGCCGTTCACATTGACAATCTTCCGACGACCGAGGGCGTTACTCCAGCGTGGTTCAGTTCACTCCGCTTGTCAGATCTCTCCGGTGCAGATATTATGGCGGTCTGCCGCAAGGCCCTGGAATTTGCCGTCCGTGACTTCGATACTGGTAGCGCCGAACAGCTCGTGGTGACGCAAGCGAATGTCCAAGCGGCGCTTGATCGACTTCGATCTGAGCAACAGGACACACGGTGGTCTCGAGGATACCAGTGA
- a CDS encoding pentapeptide repeat-containing protein gives MSDSDYKIPNDDDVSPDDIHPGADLAGANLSKALLAEADLAGANLSGAVLTRASLREANLVEADLSDAKLNRAVFREANLTEANLSNASLTTTNLTGADLSDADLTDARCPAADVSDADLTGANVSDAHLLNY, from the coding sequence ATGAGCGATTCCGACTACAAAATTCCAAACGATGATGACGTGTCACCCGACGACATCCACCCCGGTGCCGACCTCGCTGGTGCAAATCTCTCTAAAGCGCTCCTAGCTGAGGCAGACCTTGCTGGTGCAAATCTCTCCGGAGCTGTTCTCACTCGCGCTAGCCTTCGTGAGGCTAACCTCGTTGAGGCCGACCTCTCGGACGCCAAGCTCAATAGGGCTGTCTTCCGCGAGGCCAACCTCACCGAGGCCAATCTGTCAAATGCATCTCTCACCACGACAAATCTGACTGGTGCAGACCTCTCTGACGCCGATCTCACAGATGCCCGCTGCCCCGCAGCCGATGTCTCTGACGCTGACTTAACCGGTGCCAATGTCTCCGACGCCCACCTTCTGAATTACTGA